From Neofelis nebulosa isolate mNeoNeb1 chromosome X, mNeoNeb1.pri, whole genome shotgun sequence:
TTCCATGGACATTTGAGCTGTCCCTTGGCAGAAGAGGCCTGTCATTCAGCCAGGTCCCTTCTCCCACCCTGGCTAGGGCTCTCCTCAGAGTCTGAATTCCGGGCGGGAGCAGAACACCAGGCTGGACCCTGAGCTCCTCCCTTAGGGACCAGAAATAGAGTGACGGAAGTGGCTACTAGGACTTGAGGATCAGCCAGCCTCTCTGGTCTAGGTGAGGGTGGGAGTGAGGAGGTCAGTCCTCTTGACCAGTGGCTGGCCCTCTCTCCAATGATCATTGCCTCCAGAAAGGCAGGTAGTGAGGACAGGCCCCTGGCTTCCTGACCCCCCTCACCTGCCAAATACAAACAAGGCTCAGCTGTGGAGTCAGCTGCCCAGTCCCAGAAGGGCaagcacccaggagccccatgagcACTTGGGTTGGGATCTCAAGGGCCATGGTGTGCTGTAACAGCAAGGAGAAACTGTTGGAAAGGAACACGCCTTCCCCCACCATCCCAATCTCCCTGGAGGTGCCCAGGAAAGACCCATGTCATCTTTCCCCCAGGGTCCCATCCTCATCACTCTATCAATTAATTTTCCACCCCAAATGCAGCTTCTTGGCAGGTGGTGGTGATACGACCACACCCCACTGCCATCCCAGCCATCTCTGCTCACAAGCCAGTTGTTTGGAGAGAACCATTCATCTGCTTTGCTAGTTTCATGATGTACTTGCCACTGAGAAGTCCACCTATGTTTCCCTCAAACATACGCAAGCTCTGTTCAGGCAAATTTCAGTTATGCGAAAGCCAAGGCCACAGATCTGTTTGGACAACTAACACTGGGCCCAGAGGGTAGGGGATATCCTGGGACTTCTTGTAGGGGGTTGAGCATCTTCCTTTCTGACCCTCTCCTAGGGCCCCCTGACTTCTGGAGCCCTGTAGCCTCTCCAACAACACCCTCCTCTGAGACCCCCAATAACTTTTGCTTACCTGAGAGTTGACAGTCCCCAGACGCCCACCTCCCGGGCCAGGCTCCTGCCCACGGCcatctgccccaacccacttctATCCAGCTCGCATCCCACCTGGGAGGGGCCGCTAGCCTTGTTGTCTGTTGAGGCTGCTATCACCAAAATGCCATCAAGGTGGCTTATAAAACAACactcatttggggcgcctgggtggcgcagtcggttaagcgtccgacttcagccaggtcacgatctcgcggtccgtgagttcgagccctgcgtcaggctctgggctgatggctcggagcctggagcctgtttccgattctgtgtctccctctctctctgcccctcccccgttcatgctctgtctctctctgtcccaaaaataaataaaaaatgttgaaaaaaaaaattaaaaaacaacactcatttattgctcacagttctggatgctgggaAATCCAAGACCAAGATGCTGGCAGAGCCAGCATCAGGTGAAGACCTGCTTCCTGCTTCATAGATGGCTGTCATCTGGCTGTGTCGTCACATGGCGGAAGGGTGAGCAAGGTGCTTAAGGCCTCTTTTATAAGAGTGCTAAACCCATTCATGGGGACTCTGCCCTCATGACCCAATCACCTCCTAAAGGCCCCACCAACTGATGGGGTCACACTGGGGGATAGGATCTTaatgtatgaattttgggggacacagacattcagaggAGAGGGTACTTGGGCTTCTCATGGTTTCATGCACTTATTAGTTTGATTTATACATTGGTGAACTGTTTCAATTTCTTCCCACTGAGCCCATAATATTGCTTtgattaaaagattttaaaatatataataaaaagcatggtccccatttttttcttcagggaaGACAGGTCAGAAAATCCTTGCATTCCCTCGCCCCACACCCCTTTTCTGACTTTCatccaacaagcatttattgagtacctgctgtgtgATAAGCTCTCAAAGCGGATGACACAATCCTCACCCCCCTTTAAGGACAGAGCACCAGGGCAAGACAGACACGTTGCCAAAATGTCACAAGTGGGACCTACATTCACCAAGCTGGGCTCCTAGGATTTGTATACTTTAGTGGATGCAGGTTACACTTAGAAAAACGACAGACCTAAACACAGAAGTTCAATATTGGCAAATGAACTCCCTTCCTCTGTCCGCAGGTCCTGCTGATTTCACACCTCCACCTCTACACCCTGCCCTGACCCTGAGGGAGCTCTCCCTCCTCCGTGGAGCCCCCTGTGCTTTCAGATCTGACATGGCTGCCTGACAGTGGCCTGCATCCACACACTGGGAACCCCCGAGGCAGGGTGGGGCAGATCCACCCCGGCCCCCAGCACCCAACACGATGCTGGGCGCAGAGTCCGCCCTCGGTGAAGGCGTCCCACCAGTGCGTGGAAGGAGAGGgctctcaccccaccccacatccCGGTCAGGAACCCACCCCCAGGCAGGACCTCAGGGACCGGGATGCGTCCTCAGCCCGGACCTTCCCCtcgcctcccttctccccacccagagCGAAGCAGTGGAGATGATGGAGCAGATCGTGTACTGGGTCCGGGAGGACCCATCGGGGCTGGGCCGGCCCCGGCTCCCCGGGGCCCCGGCCTCCGAGTCCATGGCGGTGCCCATGATGCTGCTCAACCTCGTGGACCAGCTGGGGGAGGCGGACGAGGAGCTGGCGGGCAACTACGTGGAGCTGGGGGACTGGTGCGCCCAGAGGATCCTGCAGCATGTCCAGGTTGGGGACGCGTCCGGGGAACGGGAGGACGACGCTGGCCTCCAGGACGGgtcccccgctccccaccccctgcagcaCCTCCTTGGCTCACGCCCCACCACCGCCACTCCAGCTGGGCGCCGATGGTCCCCTTTATGGATGGGGAGACACGGAGGCCGGGGAAGCGCAGGACCCTACaccctggggaaggaggagggcccAGGGGAGCTCgagggggaggggccaagggcaggagggagggtgcCGGAGCCCCTGGCGTGTTAGAGGGAGCAGGAGACCCGGCCAGATCCAAGTCCTTCCAGGCCTCTGTGTGTTCCAGGACAGCCACTTTGGTGGTGGTAGCAGGATATCCTGCTTGGAGATGGTCGGACTTGGCAGGTGCCTGAAGGATGAACTTCAGGAAGGCGTGGGAAATGCATTTGGTCAAATGTCACTATCAGGGAGCGAACTTCTAAAATTCAAGAAGAATTTGGAACTCTGTCTCCAAATGCAACTGTTATTATAATTTTGTCGTCCACTTTCACCCTCCGACTGTCAGGGTCGGCCTTCCGCTCCAGGGGCCATGGTCTCAGCTGCCGGCACCTGTTTCTCGGGTTCCCGCACCATGTGCTCTCAGGCTTTACAACGGCAGCTGCATGATGCCTAACGCTTTTCAAGCAGCCCACTGGATTTCGGAAGAAAAGTTTCAGTAGCATGTTTCCCAGAAGGAACTTTGTACCTAGGATAAACAGTTTGGTCAAATCTCAGAAAATCTTTGTGTTTAGTTACTATAGCAATCCTTGTGACAGCAACTATTTCCCTAAAGCACGTTATAAAGTCTGGTGTGAAGTGTGTTTAGTCGAGATCAAATGTGTTTTAAGagccttgtttttctctgaaacttGGTTCCTTTCTTCATGTGTtacattctttattatttcaagaTCAGAGATGATTTATCAAAGAAACAGTTGTATACAAGTTGGGAGATATTTCCTCCTGGAAGTTCTGCTTTATTTCATCCTGGCAAAAATGAGAATTCTCCATAGGACTTTTTCCGAAAACACTCACGGCCTATGTGGAATCAAACAACGGAATGATGCATCCCATTCTGAAAGTCGTTCTACTCAGTGCTACGATGGGGTCCTCAGGGAAGTGGAGGGTCCCGGAGCAGCTGAGTGAAACTGAAGGCAGGAGCGAGGGGGCCAGAACCCGAGGGCATGTTAAAAAGCAGGAAACCCAAACCACTATGCGAGTCTACCAAACCAGCGAGTGAGGAATTATTCTgtgtcatattattattattaacaacacATAAACACtctctattttatattcttttaaatttattgttaaatacacaagcaaaacatgaatataattctcattttaaaatattaaacaaatgggaataaaataaaagctccTTTTAGCCATTCTCTAGGCCCCTCTCAATTCCCCCTGTCCCAGACAAGGGGATCCTTCCCAACATTTCCTGCACgtttacatgcatatatgtacagACACACTGGAGAGTTTCTCATACTATATGCTTATTCtgcaacttgctctctctcccaattCCCCCTTTCCCAGAAGATCCATAAGGAAGCGTGCCTGGGAGAGAGTTTTTAATTATAGCTCTGTACTCCACAGCATGGATATAGCAGACGTTGTTCCCAGCTTCCCCTCCTCGGTGCACATTTAGGGGTCCTGCAGGGTTTTGCTGATGGGCACAATGCCGCATGGACACTCTtgccccatcacacacacacacacacacacacacacacacacgaacactgCTGTAAGATTGAGTCAGGGAGGGCAGCGCTAGATGGCTCCAACCAAGAGACCAGCAATGATGCAGCTAGTGGCTAAGAGAAGACTGAACATTGTTACTCGCTCTCATAAGGGTCAGCCGAGCACTCCAGGTTGAAAGGACATCTCTGTTCCACGCTGTCACTCAGGAagcccagtgcttctcaaaccatTTGTGGTTAAAGACCAGTTTAtgtccacccacccccccaatccATTTTGCCTAAGGCTTTTGTAAAATGCAATAAAGATATCATGGTGATG
This genomic window contains:
- the LOC131502456 gene encoding N-acylglucosamine 2-epimerase-like isoform X1; translation: MMEQIVYWVREDPSGLGRPRLPGAPASESMAVPMMLLNLVDQLGEADEELAGNYVELGDWCAQRILQHVQDSHFGGGSRISCLEMVGLGRCLKDELQEGVGNAFGQMSLSGSELLKFKKNLELCLQMQLLL
- the LOC131502456 gene encoding N-acylglucosamine 2-epimerase-like isoform X2 is translated as MMEQIVYWVREDPSGLGRPRLPGAPASESMAVPMMLLNLVDQLGEADEELAGNYVELGDWCAQRILQHVQASVCSRTATLVVVAGYPAWRWSDLAGA